Proteins encoded in a region of the Streptomyces sp. NBC_00258 genome:
- a CDS encoding GNAT family N-acetyltransferase — MSDLHIRFATLADIDTVLRFWREAAEGTSISDDHAGVAALVTRDPEALLLAERDGALAGTVIAGFDGWRCSAYRLAVHPDHRRQGIASALLEAAEQRFAALGGRRVDAMVLEDNEQAHHTWAATGYHREDHWRRWVKPLAD, encoded by the coding sequence ATGAGTGATCTTCATATCCGCTTCGCCACCCTCGCCGACATCGACACCGTGTTGCGTTTCTGGCGCGAGGCCGCGGAAGGAACCAGCATCAGCGACGACCATGCCGGGGTGGCCGCCCTCGTCACACGAGACCCCGAAGCCCTGCTCCTCGCGGAGCGCGACGGCGCTCTGGCGGGAACCGTCATAGCCGGCTTCGACGGATGGCGATGCTCCGCCTACCGGCTGGCCGTACACCCGGACCACCGCCGGCAGGGCATCGCGAGCGCTCTGCTGGAAGCGGCCGAACAACGCTTCGCCGCCCTGGGCGGGCGCCGCGTCGACGCCATGGTCCTGGAGGACAACGAACAGGCACACCACACCTGGGCGGCCACTGGCTACCATCGCGAGGACCACTGGCGACGCTGGGTCAAGCCGCTGGCCGACTGA
- a CDS encoding SGNH/GDSL hydrolase family protein has protein sequence MQTNATYTSFVALGDSFTEGMSDRLPDGSYRGWADLLAARMAARTPGFRYANLAVRGKLIGQIVAEQVDVAAAMQPDVITLVGGLNDTLRPKCDMGQVRGLLEEAVERLAPACKQLVLMRSPGRQGPVLARFRPRMEELFACVDDLASRHGALVVDLYGAPSLGDPRMWDVDRLHLTGEGHRRVAEAVWQTLGYDAEDADWRTPMPPSPPPGWGARRTADARFARQYLLPWIGRRLTGRSSGDGRPAKRPDLLPYETPGA, from the coding sequence ATGCAGACGAATGCCACTTACACCAGTTTTGTCGCGCTCGGCGACTCCTTCACCGAGGGCATGTCGGACCGCCTCCCCGACGGCTCGTACCGGGGCTGGGCCGACCTCCTCGCGGCCCGGATGGCCGCTCGGACTCCCGGATTCCGGTACGCCAACCTCGCGGTACGAGGCAAGCTCATCGGACAGATCGTCGCCGAGCAGGTCGACGTCGCCGCGGCCATGCAGCCCGACGTGATCACACTCGTGGGCGGGCTCAACGACACCCTGCGGCCCAAGTGCGACATGGGGCAGGTCCGCGGACTCCTGGAGGAGGCCGTCGAGCGTCTCGCCCCGGCCTGCAAACAGCTCGTGCTGATGCGCAGCCCCGGCCGCCAGGGCCCGGTCCTGGCACGGTTCCGTCCGCGCATGGAGGAACTCTTCGCCTGCGTGGACGACCTCGCTTCCCGGCACGGCGCGCTCGTGGTCGACCTCTACGGCGCACCGTCGTTGGGCGACCCCCGTATGTGGGACGTCGACCGGCTGCACCTGACGGGCGAGGGACACCGCCGGGTCGCCGAGGCGGTGTGGCAGACACTCGGGTACGACGCGGAGGACGCCGACTGGCGCACGCCCATGCCGCCGTCCCCGCCGCCCGGCTGGGGCGCCCGCCGCACCGCCGACGCGCGCTTCGCCCGGCAGTACCTGCTGCCGTGGATCGGCCGCCGTCTCACCGGCCGCTCGTCGGGCGACGGCCGCCCGGCCAAGCGACCGGACCTGCTGCCGTACGAGACGCCGGGGGCGTAA
- a CDS encoding DNA-binding protein codes for MNDTVANGAVARGDATAVAEAEELLRAGAVLPPGTTGGGDRAVPVFTQAYRHPGLDGRIVVRLVAAEQGGGLGTGFLGLEPQGGPVEVGLGQPRALGFPEWVLVHHPSDGHLAMSLVEEMNKVARTAKSRPKKARAAYESIGERLAGSVPHFLPAFYEQAGRVFLAADERAYASQMFVNARKAETAHALPFDEARMDAVFLEFALAQAVPTKVLSSYAKGLSSRVPAATAFRHVRDLFIRLAANGLAPSSPGAGDLRRLAKAAAGRNALAQEIAYLREMLTQPGTVKAPPTWWKTHRPALLELTRQEPAFLATLLALMPSGWEREELPQWLDLLEKSGATAGLCDTTLPAEVRPADGTAGWTRRFLELWRADYYLAPAELYPLVDRMAGTLRTELEASGGLLTPPVGDVNLLDQLLALGIPVAEPEERHRLNLVSWAACEHRRDLVALEADARFHAAFRNGCPQEEGRDGMPTVVTLAGSPGGRPMLAEWVGEVSRRYVTAELPAFDGYRGVLQTLNWLPGEVLAVAETAVREALSTGVAPVLARALRSGLLDELGWPAWEEALEGHESGDLQREVLVADAWPHLIVLAGKHLRVIGAEGTALAHELCVPDQATRYRRDVDYHYVDGELFVWWRPVDANGRQGYWHHAPSQWVTVEGSGYSRTTNVDGSDGLNGNLAPVSLPLPGGGRTTGHGVLRRGDTVVPHARQVISDGTSYWVWAQLGADYKNRTWHAYDPVSDTQGEPEQPDWFDEGVRTAPEGSTFEAGWLLPAPSVAPGPMCSPVDGLLGWRVVTLPDGSRRGEDLAGRSVVVPPGRGRSRSPRWVVDFPGADRPLAVIQEYDGIRLVDGNGTVMAEIPRNHTAGTFTAGTRLLPPLRFWHLLQPRDPQGSAALREVDEDTAAALLAAPLTERPEDTAGQDGPVREQAGADGRDPLPGLIRTLLPQVGHEALLAGITSVVRYAADKQHILDAARTRLDTVLTGGARKEQRPELSDGALTAALQGLGLNGRRYLVQGSAYYYHRGSSKIVQLLRLLGKARRGLNEPAPAGSPHPALPEQSALSDMDWLALPTLPSLLALRSGSTATTEDHRHVLETLLAELDAQELAVLDPGHWRLARLRLDRSLFQGPGSLSSNVTTVLQLDDGAFLVFLNEWSRSDADGQVFRAVFHDPAGRFEAPAPYTLLSAEPFAPEPARAPGWFTAFRSELAERGPAPWYPAAAEEFARLTGISPTMARLTIAGVPLTDDAKRPVPAETLKAIGVKSADVAVARDAVGCRDADVWQAVMAALLPAEPSGLWTDGPDVAAAAEVFNRRVGRRAPLSEEVLHDAVRTVETARWWKPSDALRGFLDGASEPQLNHDLTWTTRGHYLSSVENTPGFGTGTLNGSVALAAWLAHRLPSGDPIRALLPEVLTAVRARLAHPGLLINLGRRIELEAFRRGAGNPMETGDGFVRHGAVVLSTTVPDPVAAVRPALLDAAGNDPHLAAVVPGERPTAEDISLRLVHDRRFAELLADPGEPVAGERDADGLWWPQDPTRSVPDLVGEVAKRYGIGEDAAVIYLMLLAMPDPTDHHTARWTGWTKQRGGTARLRAARAELAATDLVLEGSRTRAGRSLFLPGGWTQLAKPYVPLERWKVPMYDLLHGEETVLGVVVPTGPVADLYRTAWRRVLDGDEPRLEELEVPRPRKRSR; via the coding sequence ATGAACGACACGGTGGCCAACGGCGCGGTGGCCCGGGGCGATGCGACGGCGGTGGCCGAGGCTGAGGAACTGCTGCGAGCCGGTGCGGTACTGCCCCCGGGAACGACCGGGGGCGGTGATCGGGCGGTGCCCGTGTTCACGCAGGCCTACCGGCATCCGGGCCTGGACGGCCGGATCGTCGTACGGCTGGTCGCCGCCGAGCAGGGAGGCGGGTTAGGCACCGGTTTCCTCGGCCTGGAACCCCAGGGCGGGCCGGTGGAGGTCGGTCTGGGGCAGCCGCGGGCGCTGGGCTTCCCGGAGTGGGTGCTGGTTCATCATCCCTCGGACGGCCACCTGGCCATGTCCCTGGTCGAGGAGATGAACAAGGTGGCGCGGACGGCGAAATCCCGGCCGAAGAAGGCGCGGGCCGCCTACGAGTCGATCGGCGAGCGGCTGGCGGGTTCCGTGCCGCATTTCCTGCCGGCCTTCTACGAGCAGGCGGGCCGGGTGTTCCTGGCCGCCGACGAGAGGGCCTACGCGTCCCAGATGTTCGTCAACGCGCGCAAGGCCGAGACGGCGCACGCGCTGCCGTTCGACGAGGCACGCATGGACGCCGTCTTCCTCGAGTTCGCCCTGGCCCAGGCCGTGCCGACGAAGGTACTTTCCAGCTACGCCAAGGGACTGTCCTCCCGGGTACCGGCCGCCACGGCGTTCCGGCACGTACGCGACCTCTTTATACGCCTGGCCGCCAACGGGCTGGCTCCGTCGAGTCCGGGCGCGGGTGATCTGCGCAGACTGGCGAAGGCGGCCGCGGGCAGGAACGCGCTCGCGCAGGAGATCGCCTATCTGCGCGAGATGCTGACCCAGCCCGGTACCGTCAAGGCACCGCCCACCTGGTGGAAGACCCACCGGCCGGCCCTGCTGGAACTCACCCGGCAGGAACCCGCCTTCCTCGCCACCCTGCTGGCACTGATGCCCTCGGGATGGGAACGGGAAGAACTGCCCCAGTGGCTCGACCTGTTGGAGAAGTCCGGTGCCACCGCCGGCCTCTGCGACACCACCCTGCCCGCCGAAGTGCGTCCCGCCGACGGCACGGCAGGCTGGACCCGCAGATTCCTGGAGCTGTGGCGGGCCGACTACTACCTCGCTCCGGCAGAGCTCTATCCGCTCGTCGACCGCATGGCCGGCACTCTGCGCACCGAACTGGAGGCCTCCGGCGGCCTGTTGACGCCCCCTGTCGGCGATGTGAACCTCCTCGACCAGCTGCTGGCCCTGGGCATACCGGTGGCGGAGCCCGAGGAGCGTCATCGCCTCAACCTGGTGTCGTGGGCTGCCTGTGAACACCGGCGCGATCTCGTCGCCCTCGAAGCCGACGCCCGCTTCCATGCGGCGTTCCGCAATGGCTGCCCCCAGGAGGAAGGACGGGATGGCATGCCGACCGTCGTCACCTTGGCCGGGTCCCCCGGTGGACGGCCGATGCTCGCCGAATGGGTGGGCGAGGTCAGCCGGAGGTACGTCACGGCGGAGCTGCCCGCGTTCGACGGCTACCGCGGCGTTCTCCAGACGCTGAACTGGCTGCCGGGAGAAGTACTCGCGGTTGCCGAGACGGCGGTTCGAGAGGCGTTGAGCACCGGAGTCGCCCCGGTGCTCGCCCGCGCCCTGCGGTCCGGACTCCTCGACGAACTGGGCTGGCCCGCCTGGGAAGAGGCGCTCGAAGGACACGAATCCGGGGATCTGCAGCGGGAGGTCCTCGTCGCCGACGCCTGGCCGCACCTCATCGTCCTGGCCGGCAAGCACCTCCGGGTGATCGGTGCGGAGGGCACGGCGCTCGCGCACGAGCTGTGCGTCCCCGACCAGGCGACGCGCTACCGCAGAGATGTCGACTACCACTACGTGGACGGCGAGTTGTTCGTCTGGTGGCGTCCGGTCGATGCGAACGGCAGGCAGGGCTACTGGCACCACGCCCCCTCGCAGTGGGTGACGGTCGAGGGGTCCGGCTACTCCCGCACCACCAACGTGGACGGGAGCGACGGGCTGAACGGAAACCTGGCCCCCGTCTCGCTCCCGCTTCCCGGTGGCGGCCGGACCACCGGTCACGGGGTACTGCGCCGCGGGGACACGGTCGTTCCACATGCTCGGCAGGTGATCAGCGACGGCACGTCGTACTGGGTGTGGGCCCAGTTGGGCGCCGACTACAAGAACAGGACGTGGCACGCGTACGACCCGGTGAGCGACACCCAGGGCGAACCCGAACAGCCGGACTGGTTCGACGAGGGCGTGCGCACCGCCCCGGAGGGAAGCACCTTCGAGGCGGGCTGGCTGCTGCCCGCCCCCTCGGTCGCGCCGGGTCCGATGTGTTCCCCGGTGGACGGGCTGCTCGGCTGGCGGGTGGTGACACTGCCCGACGGCTCGCGGCGGGGCGAGGACCTGGCCGGGCGCTCGGTCGTCGTACCGCCCGGCAGAGGCCGCAGCCGCAGCCCGCGATGGGTGGTGGACTTCCCCGGCGCCGACCGGCCGCTGGCGGTGATCCAGGAGTACGACGGGATCAGGCTGGTCGACGGGAACGGCACGGTGATGGCCGAGATCCCGCGGAACCACACCGCCGGAACCTTCACCGCGGGAACGCGGCTCCTGCCGCCCCTGCGCTTCTGGCACCTGCTCCAACCCCGCGACCCACAGGGCTCCGCCGCACTCCGCGAGGTCGACGAGGACACCGCGGCAGCACTTCTGGCGGCCCCCCTGACGGAGCGGCCCGAGGACACCGCGGGCCAGGACGGTCCGGTGAGGGAGCAGGCCGGCGCTGACGGCCGGGACCCACTGCCCGGACTGATCCGCACCCTGCTGCCGCAGGTCGGCCACGAGGCGCTGCTCGCAGGCATCACCTCGGTGGTGCGGTACGCCGCCGACAAGCAGCACATCCTGGACGCGGCACGCACCCGGCTCGACACGGTGCTCACGGGCGGCGCCCGGAAGGAGCAACGGCCCGAGCTCAGCGACGGCGCGCTCACCGCGGCGCTGCAAGGACTCGGCCTCAACGGTCGCCGGTACCTGGTGCAGGGCAGTGCGTACTACTACCACAGGGGGTCCAGCAAGATCGTCCAGCTGCTGCGGCTGCTCGGGAAGGCGCGGCGGGGCCTCAACGAACCGGCCCCGGCGGGCAGTCCGCACCCCGCCCTGCCCGAGCAGAGTGCCTTGAGCGACATGGACTGGCTGGCCCTGCCCACGCTGCCGTCCCTGTTGGCTCTGCGGTCAGGCTCGACGGCCACCACCGAGGATCACAGGCACGTGCTGGAGACGCTCCTCGCCGAACTGGACGCCCAGGAACTCGCGGTGCTGGACCCCGGCCACTGGCGCCTTGCCCGGCTGCGTCTGGACCGGAGTCTGTTCCAGGGGCCCGGCTCCCTGAGCAGCAATGTGACGACGGTGCTGCAGTTGGACGACGGCGCGTTCCTCGTCTTCCTCAACGAATGGAGCCGAAGCGACGCCGACGGCCAGGTGTTCAGGGCGGTCTTCCACGATCCGGCCGGCCGGTTCGAGGCGCCCGCTCCGTACACGCTGTTGTCCGCCGAGCCCTTCGCCCCGGAGCCGGCCCGTGCGCCCGGCTGGTTCACGGCCTTCCGGTCCGAGCTCGCCGAGCGCGGTCCGGCGCCCTGGTACCCGGCGGCCGCCGAGGAGTTCGCCCGGCTCACCGGAATCTCCCCGACCATGGCCCGGCTGACGATCGCCGGCGTGCCTCTGACCGACGACGCGAAGAGGCCCGTGCCCGCCGAGACGCTCAAGGCGATCGGGGTGAAGTCGGCCGACGTCGCCGTGGCCAGAGATGCCGTGGGATGCCGGGACGCCGACGTCTGGCAGGCCGTCATGGCGGCGCTGCTGCCCGCCGAGCCGTCCGGGCTGTGGACGGACGGCCCGGACGTGGCCGCCGCGGCGGAGGTCTTCAACCGGCGGGTTGGCCGGCGGGCGCCCCTCTCCGAGGAGGTGCTCCACGACGCGGTCCGCACCGTGGAGACCGCGCGGTGGTGGAAACCGTCCGACGCCCTGCGCGGGTTCCTCGACGGGGCGTCCGAACCGCAGTTGAACCACGACCTGACCTGGACGACCAGAGGCCACTACCTGAGCTCCGTCGAGAACACGCCCGGCTTCGGCACAGGCACCCTCAACGGTTCGGTGGCCCTGGCCGCCTGGCTCGCCCACCGTCTCCCGTCCGGCGACCCGATCCGCGCTCTCCTCCCGGAGGTGCTGACCGCGGTACGCGCCCGGCTGGCCCACCCGGGCCTGCTGATCAACCTCGGCAGGCGGATCGAACTGGAGGCCTTCCGCCGGGGCGCCGGGAACCCCATGGAGACCGGTGACGGCTTCGTCCGCCACGGCGCGGTCGTGCTGAGCACCACGGTCCCCGACCCCGTCGCCGCCGTCCGCCCCGCGCTGCTGGACGCCGCCGGGAACGACCCCCACCTGGCGGCGGTGGTCCCCGGTGAACGGCCGACCGCCGAGGACATCAGCCTCCGGCTGGTCCACGACCGGCGGTTCGCGGAGCTGCTCGCCGATCCCGGGGAACCGGTGGCGGGCGAACGCGACGCGGACGGTCTGTGGTGGCCGCAGGATCCCACCCGGTCCGTGCCCGACCTCGTCGGTGAGGTGGCCAAGCGGTACGGCATCGGCGAGGACGCCGCCGTCATCTATCTGATGCTGCTCGCCATGCCGGATCCCACGGACCACCACACCGCCCGCTGGACCGGCTGGACGAAACAGCGCGGTGGCACGGCCCGGCTCCGTGCCGCCCGCGCCGAACTCGCCGCCACCGACCTCGTACTCGAAGGCAGCCGCACCCGAGCGGGACGCTCACTGTTCCTGCCCGGCGGCTGGACCCAGCTGGCGAAGCCGTACGTTCCGCTGGAGCGGTGGAAGGTGCCGATGTACGACCTGCTCCACGGCGAGGAGACCGTCCTGGGCGTCGTCGTGCCCACCGGCCCCGTCGCCGATCTCTACCGGACGGCCTGGCGACGGGTGCTGGACGGGGACGAGCCCCGCCTGGAGGAACTCGAGGTGCCACGGCCGCGAAAGCGTAGCCGCTGA
- a CDS encoding hemolysin family protein, which translates to MTAVQLLIGLLTLVVNAFFVGAEFALISVRRSQIEQSMEGGADGDRRARSVLWGLEHVSALMAAAQLGITLCTLVLGVVAEPAIAHLLEPVFHAVGLSKGTGHAISFVIALSLATYLHMLLGEMVPKNIALAEPVRTALLLGPPLVGLSRALRPVIFTINAFANGLLNLMRVEVRDEVSATFSDTELARLVKDSSEAGLIDDRAQERLHDALELGRRPVRDVVLPLESVVYARVGVTAEQLEALSAESGFSRFPVVDEGRRIVGYLHVKDALEAMPRDLPFRVQDMRPIARVRESTPLDDVLTAMRRSRTHLAAVLGADGRLAGLVTMEDVLRELFGQPV; encoded by the coding sequence ATGACCGCCGTACAGCTGCTCATCGGTCTGTTGACCCTCGTCGTGAACGCCTTCTTCGTGGGGGCCGAGTTCGCGCTGATCTCCGTTCGCCGCAGTCAGATCGAGCAGTCCATGGAAGGCGGCGCGGACGGCGACCGGCGGGCGCGCAGCGTGCTGTGGGGGCTTGAGCACGTGTCCGCGCTGATGGCGGCGGCGCAGCTCGGCATCACGCTGTGCACGCTGGTCCTGGGTGTGGTCGCGGAGCCGGCCATCGCGCATCTGCTGGAGCCGGTGTTCCACGCGGTGGGGTTGTCGAAGGGCACCGGGCACGCGATCTCGTTCGTGATCGCGCTCTCCCTGGCCACGTATCTGCACATGCTCCTCGGTGAGATGGTGCCGAAGAACATCGCACTCGCCGAGCCGGTACGGACGGCGCTGCTGCTCGGTCCGCCGCTGGTCGGGCTGTCGCGGGCGCTGCGGCCGGTGATCTTCACGATCAACGCGTTCGCGAACGGGCTGCTGAATCTGATGCGGGTCGAGGTGCGGGACGAGGTGTCCGCGACGTTCTCGGACACGGAACTGGCGCGGCTGGTCAAGGACTCCAGCGAGGCCGGGCTGATCGACGACCGCGCGCAGGAGAGGCTGCACGACGCCCTGGAACTGGGGCGCCGTCCCGTGCGGGACGTGGTGCTCCCGCTGGAAAGCGTCGTGTACGCGCGCGTGGGTGTCACGGCCGAGCAGTTGGAGGCGCTGTCCGCCGAGTCCGGCTTCTCTCGCTTCCCCGTGGTGGACGAGGGGCGCCGCATCGTCGGCTACCTGCACGTCAAGGACGCGCTGGAGGCGATGCCGCGCGACCTGCCGTTCCGGGTCCAGGACATGCGGCCCATCGCGCGCGTCCGGGAGAGCACACCGCTCGACGACGTACTGACGGCGATGCGGCGCAGCCGTACGCACCTGGCCGCGGTCCTGGGTGCGGACGGGCGACTGGCCGGACTGGTGACGATGGAGGACGTGCTGAGGGAGTTGTTCGGGCAGCCGGTGTGA
- a CDS encoding LLM class F420-dependent oxidoreductase, protein MARPFRFGVNLMSLAPADEWRSKCRRAEELGYDVILAPDHLGMPAPFPALVAAAEATERPRVGTFVLNAGFWNPALLAREVATTDALTGGRLELGLGTGYVQAEHETAGLPWGSPGERVDHLRRTVEELERLLDSEDHQPHPVQKRVPLLIGANGDRMLRLTAEHADIAAFTGARTRDGGALEPIAAEELDERVALYRTLAAGRAEPAELNLLIQIVTVTDDPGAAIQPWLSHIPHLTEQQVLELPIVLVGTLDDIVERVRAQRDRSGFSYLTVLEPNMEAFAPVIARLREA, encoded by the coding sequence ATGGCCCGCCCGTTCCGTTTCGGCGTCAATCTGATGAGCCTTGCACCCGCCGACGAATGGCGCTCGAAGTGCCGTCGGGCCGAGGAACTCGGCTACGACGTGATCCTGGCCCCCGACCACCTCGGCATGCCCGCCCCCTTTCCGGCTCTGGTCGCCGCGGCCGAGGCGACCGAGCGGCCGCGCGTGGGCACGTTCGTGCTCAACGCCGGGTTCTGGAACCCGGCACTGCTGGCCCGCGAGGTGGCCACGACGGACGCGCTGACGGGCGGCCGCCTGGAACTGGGGCTCGGCACCGGTTACGTACAGGCGGAGCACGAGACGGCGGGCCTCCCTTGGGGTTCACCGGGTGAGCGCGTGGACCATCTCCGGCGTACGGTCGAGGAGTTGGAGCGGCTTCTCGACTCGGAGGACCATCAGCCACATCCCGTGCAGAAGCGCGTGCCGTTGCTGATCGGCGCCAACGGCGACCGGATGCTGCGGCTGACCGCCGAGCACGCGGACATCGCGGCGTTCACCGGAGCGCGCACCCGGGACGGCGGTGCGCTGGAGCCGATCGCGGCGGAGGAACTCGACGAACGGGTCGCCCTGTACCGGACGTTGGCCGCCGGACGCGCCGAGCCCGCCGAGCTGAACCTGCTGATCCAGATCGTCACCGTCACCGACGACCCCGGTGCCGCGATCCAGCCGTGGCTGTCCCACATCCCCCACCTGACCGAGCAGCAGGTCCTGGAACTGCCGATTGTCCTCGTGGGGACCCTGGACGACATCGTCGAGCGGGTGCGGGCGCAGCGGGACCGGTCCGGGTTCTCGTATCTGACGGTTCTGGAGCCGAACATGGAGGCGTTCGCCCCGGTGATCGCGCGGCTGCGCGAGGCATAG
- a CDS encoding DUF4132 domain-containing protein has product MGWLAVDDTYEIALVEGQVVARSASEASPAGRLRALPGELRDRPEVVELQRFAEWLERHAVECAAQVDTWMVSSLPVPAGLLARVWPDEAWRSALRDVVVVGEGPGEVGFLRDADDSGELRVVDLDGETVRLCARSVTMPHPVLLPELEELRVFAAELGVVQGVEQIHRATWRRPGDIDADAERVSEFSGAEYGSWFHLSARAASLGYKVADGCVTGRIRDGGRIFTASVGIGNPYYDEGGRTGDLSWCHGRDRLRLSEVGPVAWSEGMRMAAALHAGRTVAADHTA; this is encoded by the coding sequence ATGGGCTGGCTTGCGGTGGACGACACCTATGAGATCGCTCTGGTGGAGGGGCAGGTGGTGGCCCGGTCCGCGTCGGAGGCATCCCCGGCAGGGCGGTTGAGAGCGCTGCCGGGGGAGTTACGTGACCGTCCCGAAGTGGTCGAGTTGCAGCGGTTCGCCGAGTGGCTGGAGCGGCACGCGGTGGAGTGTGCGGCGCAGGTCGACACCTGGATGGTGTCCTCGCTGCCGGTGCCGGCCGGCCTGTTGGCGCGGGTGTGGCCCGATGAGGCGTGGCGGTCGGCACTGCGTGATGTGGTCGTGGTCGGCGAGGGCCCCGGTGAGGTCGGTTTTCTGCGGGACGCGGACGATTCGGGTGAGCTGCGGGTGGTGGACCTGGACGGTGAGACCGTCCGCCTTTGCGCCCGCTCGGTGACCATGCCCCACCCGGTTCTGCTTCCGGAGCTGGAGGAACTGCGGGTGTTCGCGGCGGAGTTGGGTGTGGTCCAGGGTGTCGAGCAGATCCACCGTGCCACCTGGCGCAGGCCGGGTGACATCGACGCTGACGCCGAGAGGGTCAGTGAGTTCTCCGGTGCCGAGTACGGCTCGTGGTTCCATCTCTCCGCCCGTGCCGCCTCGCTCGGCTACAAGGTCGCCGACGGCTGTGTCACCGGCCGGATCCGGGACGGCGGGCGGATCTTCACCGCGTCGGTCGGCATCGGCAATCCGTACTACGACGAAGGGGGCCGGACCGGCGATCTGAGCTGGTGCCATGGGCGGGACCGGTTGCGGCTGTCCGAGGTCGGCCCGGTGGCCTGGTCGGAGGGTATGCGCATGGCCGCGGCCCTGCACGCCGGCCGCACCGTGGCCGCGGACCACACCGCGTGA
- a CDS encoding hemolysin family protein: MTELLLLAVAVLLSLACGAFVAAEFSLTTVERSELERAVERGEVGAAGALKAVRNLTFQLSGAQLGITVTNLVVGMLAEPSVAKLIAGPLEAAGVPESASSSVALIIGTALSTVFLMVVGELVPKNWAISSPLAVAKRVATPQRWFSSLFRPFITHLNNTANRVVRLFGIEPAEELASARGPQELVALARHSAKQGALEPDTAELFVRTLNLADLTAENVMTPRVQVIALDVQATCEDVANATRATGLSRFPVYRGNLDSVVGVAHIKDCVAVPADHRARTRVSQLMREPLLVPESLTVDRLLDRLSGRRTMAVVIDEYGGTAGVATLEDIVEEVVGEVRDEHDPHETPDLAPAGTDDEGRTLYSADGSVRIDRLARVGLRAPEGPYETLAGLIATELGRIPAEGDTVEVAGWRLDVGDASGRRAARVLMHAPRAVDVPTERPGKSREGGER; the protein is encoded by the coding sequence ATGACCGAACTGCTCCTCCTCGCCGTGGCGGTGCTGCTCTCGCTCGCCTGCGGCGCCTTCGTCGCGGCTGAGTTCTCACTGACCACGGTCGAGCGCAGTGAACTGGAGCGGGCCGTCGAGCGCGGCGAGGTCGGCGCGGCGGGCGCCCTCAAGGCCGTACGGAACCTCACCTTCCAGCTCTCCGGTGCCCAGCTCGGCATCACGGTCACGAACCTGGTCGTCGGCATGCTGGCCGAGCCGTCCGTCGCCAAGCTCATCGCGGGTCCCCTGGAGGCCGCAGGTGTCCCGGAGTCCGCGTCCTCGTCCGTGGCCCTGATCATCGGTACGGCCCTGTCGACGGTCTTCCTGATGGTGGTCGGCGAGCTGGTGCCCAAGAACTGGGCGATCTCCTCGCCGCTCGCCGTGGCCAAGCGGGTGGCGACACCCCAACGCTGGTTCAGCTCGCTGTTCCGGCCGTTCATCACCCATCTCAACAACACGGCCAACCGTGTCGTACGCCTCTTCGGCATCGAGCCCGCCGAGGAGCTGGCCTCCGCGCGCGGCCCGCAGGAACTGGTCGCGCTGGCCCGGCACTCCGCGAAGCAGGGTGCTCTGGAGCCGGACACCGCCGAGCTGTTCGTGCGCACGCTGAACCTCGCGGACCTCACCGCGGAGAACGTGATGACGCCGCGCGTCCAGGTCATCGCCCTCGACGTCCAGGCGACCTGCGAGGACGTGGCGAACGCGACCCGGGCGACCGGGCTGTCCCGCTTTCCCGTCTACCGCGGCAACCTCGACTCGGTCGTCGGTGTCGCGCACATCAAGGACTGCGTCGCCGTGCCGGCCGACCACCGGGCTCGTACGCGCGTGTCGCAGTTGATGCGCGAGCCCCTGCTCGTACCGGAGTCGCTCACCGTCGACCGGCTCCTGGACCGGCTGTCCGGCAGGCGCACGATGGCCGTCGTCATCGACGAGTACGGCGGCACGGCCGGGGTCGCGACCCTGGAGGACATCGTCGAGGAGGTCGTCGGAGAGGTGCGGGACGAGCACGACCCCCACGAGACGCCCGATCTGGCCCCGGCCGGCACGGACGACGAGGGCCGCACGCTGTACTCCGCCGACGGCTCCGTACGCATCGACCGGCTGGCCCGGGTCGGACTGCGCGCGCCGGAAGGGCCGTACGAGACGCTCGCGGGCCTGATCGCGACCGAGCTGGGGCGCATCCCCGCCGAGGGCGACACGGTCGAGGTCGCCGGTTGGCGGCTGGACGTGGGGGACGCGTCGGGGCGGCGGGCCGCGCGGGTGCTGATGCACGCGCCGCGCGCCGTGGACGTCCCAACCGAACGGCCCGGGAAATCTCGTGAAGGGGGCGAACGATGA